The genomic interval CCGCCCTCCGTGTTGTGCTACGTCCGGCGGTGAGCGCGCCATCACCCGCGCGCGTGTCATTCCCGCAGGTAGAGGTGGACGGAGTAGCGTCCGGGCCATGGACACGCTCATCTTCGGCGGGTTGCTGTTCACGCTTTTCGCGATCTACGCCCAGCGGTCTCGGCGCGTGGTGCTCGCCGCCTGGTGGGTGGTTCTGGTCGCGTGCCTGGTGCTGTTGCGGCATCACATCACCAGCGGGCTCGGTCTCGGATTGACGTGGTGACGCGATGACCGAAGCCGAGGTCACCGGACGGCACCGGGCCGTCGAGATCGTCGAGCCGGAGAGCGCGGGGCGGCGCTTCGTCGGGCAGTCGCAGTATTGGCTGGCCTGCGTCTTCGTGATCGGCTGGACCGGTGTCATCTGCGGCGGGCTCGCGGTGCAGTTCGGGAGCTGGGACTATCCGTGCCCGCTGTGCATGTTGCAGCGCATGTTCATGGCCCTGGCCGCGCTCGGCGCCGCGATCATCGTGCGCAAGGGCATGCTCGGCATCATCACCTCCCGGGACTATATGACCGGGTGGGGTCTGGCCCTGCTGGGTTGTGTCGCAGGCGGTTTCACCGCG from Nocardia goodfellowii carries:
- a CDS encoding DUF5993 family protein, with protein sequence MDTLIFGGLLFTLFAIYAQRSRRVVLAAWWVVLVACLVLLRHHITSGLGLGLTW